A single region of the Sorghum bicolor cultivar BTx623 chromosome 7, Sorghum_bicolor_NCBIv3, whole genome shotgun sequence genome encodes:
- the LOC8066089 gene encoding uncharacterized protein LOC8066089 codes for MDDDDLHGGNGKNKPPPLSSRPRRCYCCSGTTAATLLMFLLTNTISILLVTSGAGPSLLRRYGSYSKPAATIVRLWDGSAALHADLNATQAALAAGRADLADLHARVRTANELLHTLLQAMQDHAKQAELPATPTTNGGWKREPAGELRLAVVGPHHHEVTEPAAGEAVFPVLGHACVRVQDDLERYMDYAPGGECPSDESLAHRLMLSGCEPLPRRRCRPRSPKGYPQPLPLPKSLWTTPPDTTVVWDAYACKNYSCLASSAAAAGGDGSCFDLRRRGGRGNNNSKQADDRWTRDDGALSYSIDSVLAARPNGTVRVGVDLGGGSPSGTFAARMLERAGATVLTAAVNSGAPFGSFVASRGLVPLHVTAAHRLPLFDGTMDIVHAGHELGGGCGGGGGVMLEFALFDVYRVLRPGGLFWLDHFVCAAAQLNATFAPMIDHVGFRKLRWNTGRGKEKDQWYVSALLEKPMA; via the coding sequence atggacgacgacgacctccacGGCGGCAACGGCAAGAACAAGCCGCCGCCGCtgagctcgaggccacgccgctGCTACTGCTGCAGCGGAACCACGGCGGCCACGCTGCTCATGTTCCTGCTCACCAACACCATCTCCATCCTCCTAGTCACCTCCGGCGCCGGGCCCTCCCTCCTCCGCCGCTACGGAAGCTACAGCAAGCCCGCCGCCACCATCGTCCGCCTCTGGGACGGCTCCGCGGCGCTGCACGCGGACCTCAACGCCACGCAGGCcgcgctcgccgccggccgcgcCGACCTCGCCGACCTCCACGCCCGCGTCCGCACCGCCAACGAGCTCCTCCACACGCTCCTCCAAGCCATGCAGGACCACGCCAAGCAGGCGGAGCTCCCCGCGACGCCCACGACCAACGGCGGATGGAAGCGCGAGCCCGCCGGGGAGCTCAGGCTGGCCGTCGTCGGTCCGCATCATCACGAGGTGACCGAGCCCGCCGCGGGGGAGGCCGTGTTCCCGGTGCTGGGCCACGCGTGCGTCCGCGTCCAGGACGACCTGGAGCGGTACATGGACTACGCGCCCGGCGGGGAGTGCCCGTCCGACGAGTCCCTCGCGCACAGGCTCATGCTCAGCGGCTGCGAGCCGCTGCCGCGCCGCCGGTGCCGACCGCGGTCACCCAAGGGGTACCCgcagccgctgccgctgcccaagAGCCTCTGGACCACGCCGCCGGACACCACCGTGGTCTGGGACGCGTACGCGTGCAAGAACTACTCGTGCCTCgcgtcctccgccgccgccgccggcggcgacggATCATGCTTCGAcctgcggcggcgcggcgggcggGGGAATAATAATAGTAAGCAGGCCGACGACAGATGGACGCGCGACGACGGCGCGCTGTCCTACTCCATCGACTCCGTGCTCGCGGCGCGGCCCAACGGCACGGTGCGCGTCGGCGTGGACCTCGGCGGCGGCTCCCCGTCCGGCACGTTCGCGGCGCGGATGCTGGAGCGCGCGGGCGCCACCGTGCTCACCGCCGCCGTCAACTCCGGCGCGCCGTTCGGCAGCTTCGTCGCGTCGCGTGGCCTGGTGCCGCTGCACGTCACCGCCGCGCACCGGCTGCCGTTGTTCGACGGCACCATGGACATCGTGCACGCCGGGCACGAGCTCGGCGGTggctgtggcggcggcggcggtgtgaTGCTGGAGTTCGCGCTGTTCGACGTGTACAGAGTGCTCAGGCCAGGGGGCTTGTTCTGGCTGGACCACTTCGTCTGCGCCGCCGCGCAGTTGAACGCGACGTTCGCGCCGATGATTGATCACGTCGGGTTCAGGAAGCTGCGGTGGAACACCGGCCGGGGAAAGGAGAAGGACCAGTGGTACGTGTCGGCGCTGCTGGAGAAGCCCATGGCATGA